In Piliocolobus tephrosceles isolate RC106 chromosome 6, ASM277652v3, whole genome shotgun sequence, the following are encoded in one genomic region:
- the LOC111524494 gene encoding double homeobox protein B-like — MDLAKSSNGSLEREARRKRIVLNQHQKDTLQAWFEKNPYPGIAARDQLAKEIGIPEPRIQVWFQNHRSRQRRLGLKCCFEEYQTQGQTNPQFGTQAKEAGRIRTSITRSQVSILVQAFEKNQFPGIATREELAKQTGLPESRIQIWFQNRRAQHPDWGRGGPLNSLAAGPSRRPHVTVKLEQSHLCAAPHSSAPVPPSKFFSSKQFFVLAFLPFYMSLIPWDPFGGCMSREPGVMMLQPTQQDTALSMQCWNECLQSLIADGNLVKGPAYPGQTETPVAAQALPLEKPSHYLTDHTSTMDKLEAF; from the exons ATGGATTTGGCCAAAAGTTCAAATGGCTCACTAGAAAGAGAGGCCCGGCGAAAGAGGATTGTTTTGAACCAACATCAAAAAGATACCCTCCAGGCGTGGTTTGAAAAGAATCCCTATCCTGGTATAGCTGCCAGGGATCAACTGGCCAAAGAAATTGGCATTCCAGAGCCTAGAATTCAGGTTTGGTTTCAGAACCACAGATCGAGACAGAGACGACTGGGGTTAAAATGCTGCTTTGAGGAATATCAAACCCAGGGACAGACTAATCCTCAGTTTGGGACTCAAGCGAAAGAAGCTGGACGAATTCGAACATCTATCACAAGATCTCAAGTTAGTATCCTAGTTCAAGCCTTTGAGAAGAATCAGTTCCCTGGAATTGCTACCAGGGAAGAACTGGCTAAACAAACCGGCCTTCCAGAATCCAGAATTCAGATATGGTTTCAGAACCGAAGAGCTCAACATCCTGACTGGGGCAGAGGTGGACCCCTGAATTCCCTGGCAGCAGGCCCAAGCCGGAGACCTCACGTGACTGTGAAGCTGGAGCAAAGCCACCTGTGCGCTGCCCCACACAGCTCTGCTCCCGTTCCTCCTTCCAAGTTTTTCAGCAGCAAACAGTTCTTTGTACTggcttttctcccattctacatgTCCTTGATTCCTTGGGATCCCTTTGGGGGCTGCATGAGCCGGGAACCAGGGGTTATGATGCTTCAGCCTACCCAG CAAGACACAGCTCTCTCTATGCAATGCTGGAATGAGTGTCTCCAGTCTCTTATTGCTGATGGGAACCTTGTAAAAGGACCTGCATATCCTGGACAAACTGAGACACCGGTGGCAGCGCAGGCCCTACCCCTTGAAAAgccatcacactacttgactgaCCATACCAGCACTATGGATAAACTTGAAGCTTTTTAG